From Alteromonas sp. RKMC-009, one genomic window encodes:
- a CDS encoding IclR family transcriptional regulator yields the protein MTERYLIPSVVHACEVFRLLASRDRGMTMQELEAALDLPRTTVFRLLRTLVAEEMLEKRGKIYFCGANLMQLGLQIIHSDRMQQMAIPHIQRLALRTGHTAHLAVPNHGKALIVEVFDSPNPLMVSKRPGVEAQMHCSSTGKVFLAFLYYDNLELLLAEHPMEQHTPFTITNIADLRKELNRVRALGYAVDEREYNKDVRCVAVPVRNSLGTVVASVGITAPAAVFPKTAVPKVAEMVKEAARGIYKDAYQLERVSN from the coding sequence ATGACAGAACGATATTTGATACCCAGTGTGGTGCATGCCTGCGAAGTTTTCCGCTTGCTGGCCAGCAGAGATCGCGGCATGACCATGCAGGAACTGGAAGCTGCACTGGATCTGCCGCGAACCACGGTTTTCCGTTTACTTCGTACGCTGGTCGCCGAAGAGATGCTGGAAAAGCGCGGCAAAATTTACTTCTGTGGTGCCAATCTGATGCAGTTGGGTCTGCAAATCATTCACTCAGATCGCATGCAGCAAATGGCCATACCCCATATTCAGCGTCTGGCTCTGCGTACCGGTCATACTGCGCATCTGGCTGTACCGAATCACGGTAAAGCGCTGATCGTCGAAGTGTTCGACAGCCCGAATCCGTTAATGGTATCCAAACGACCTGGTGTAGAAGCCCAAATGCACTGCTCTTCAACAGGGAAGGTGTTTCTGGCGTTTTTGTATTACGACAATCTGGAACTGTTGCTGGCCGAACATCCTATGGAACAGCATACGCCGTTTACCATCACTAACATCGCCGATTTACGCAAAGAGCTTAACCGGGTACGGGCATTAGGTTATGCCGTTGACGAAAGAGAATATAACAAGGACGTACGGTGTGTTGCCGTTCCTGTGCGCAATAGCCTCGGCACCGTAGTGGCATCGGTAGGTATCACCGCACCGGCCGCTGTATTCCCTAAAACAGCCGTGCCTAAAGTGGCTGAAATGGTTAAAGAAGCAGCCAGAGGCATCTATAAAGATGCCTATCAGCTTGAACGGGTAAGTAATTAG
- a CDS encoding sugar kinase, with amino-acid sequence MTADSLLNTTMPRCLLAGEVMVELSRAEPGLFRQSFAGDVYNTAVYLKRCLPACEVSMLTAVGRDPFSVAMKQAMVEEGINTGFILTHPGKGPGLYAIHTDASGERSFQYWRNDAAAREWVTLWQQTLTGSEPSPLPQADLIYLSGITLAVLDETQRALLFDWLHQARESGTRVAFDPNYRPQLWASVDEAAVWTRRAYRIADIAFPGMDEHKLLFGHKDCFDVMDIVAGWGVKEVVAKNGTDQIRVLFNETMVTIPVTPVAHVVDTTSAGDGFTGGYLAARLDGKSVRQAAQQGADVAATIIRFPGAIVPEPAFTEALNRLRDTETTARPETAG; translated from the coding sequence GTGACAGCAGATTCGCTTTTGAATACAACCATGCCACGCTGCCTGCTTGCCGGCGAAGTGATGGTGGAATTATCCCGCGCGGAACCCGGATTGTTCAGGCAGAGTTTTGCCGGCGATGTTTACAATACGGCGGTATATCTCAAGCGCTGCCTGCCCGCCTGCGAGGTGAGCATGCTAACCGCTGTGGGACGGGATCCCTTTAGTGTAGCTATGAAACAAGCCATGGTTGAGGAGGGTATCAACACCGGCTTCATACTCACCCATCCCGGAAAGGGGCCGGGACTCTACGCCATTCATACCGACGCCAGCGGAGAAAGAAGCTTTCAGTACTGGCGCAATGACGCGGCAGCAAGGGAGTGGGTAACGCTGTGGCAGCAAACCCTCACCGGCTCAGAACCATCACCTTTACCGCAGGCAGATTTAATTTATCTGAGCGGAATTACACTGGCGGTGCTGGATGAAACCCAACGGGCTTTATTGTTCGACTGGCTGCATCAGGCAAGAGAAAGCGGCACCAGAGTAGCATTCGATCCTAACTACCGGCCGCAACTGTGGGCATCTGTTGATGAAGCCGCAGTATGGACCCGACGGGCTTACCGTATTGCTGATATCGCCTTTCCCGGCATGGATGAACACAAACTGCTTTTCGGTCACAAAGACTGTTTTGATGTGATGGATATTGTAGCTGGCTGGGGCGTGAAAGAAGTTGTTGCGAAGAACGGAACCGACCAGATACGCGTGCTGTTTAATGAAACTATGGTGACCATTCCCGTGACACCGGTAGCCCATGTTGTCGATACCACCTCGGCGGGTGACGGATTTACCGGCGGCTATCTGGCAGCACGCCTCGACGGAAAAAGCGTACGTCAGGCCGCGCAGCAGGGGGCTGACGTGGCGGCCACCATTATCCGGTTTCCGGGAGCCATAGTGCCGGAACCCGCTTTCACAGAGGCTTTAAACCGGCTCCGCGACACAGAAACTACTGCCCGTCCGGAAACGGCAGGATAA
- a CDS encoding DeoR/GlpR family DNA-binding transcription regulator encodes MLEKQRHQLIISALDETEFLSVKDLCSQLKSSEATIRRDLVKLAALDKIRKIRGGAQVKENAVRDSKPGLSASIFAQDRSRNANTKRMIAKAATQLVQDGEAIIINGGTSTFMMAEFLADRKLNILTNSFILAHELLESSQNQVALPGGQVYRHQSIILSSFENDTTQKYRGSMMFMGSPGVSEFGIMETDPLLILAEQKLRKRADKLVVLADSTKIGVKGNLLFCGLEEVDIVITDSQANPEAVQRIRQHGVDVMIVEACG; translated from the coding sequence ATGCTTGAAAAACAACGGCATCAACTGATCATCAGTGCCCTGGATGAAACCGAATTTCTCAGTGTGAAAGATCTCTGCTCACAGTTAAAATCGTCAGAAGCCACCATCCGCAGGGATTTAGTCAAGCTGGCGGCACTGGATAAAATTCGCAAAATTCGTGGCGGTGCGCAGGTAAAAGAGAATGCGGTACGGGATAGCAAACCCGGGCTATCTGCCAGCATTTTTGCGCAGGACAGAAGCCGTAATGCGAACACTAAGCGTATGATTGCCAAAGCGGCCACCCAGCTCGTTCAGGACGGTGAGGCTATCATTATAAACGGTGGTACATCGACGTTCATGATGGCAGAGTTCCTTGCAGACAGAAAACTGAACATCCTGACTAACTCATTCATTCTTGCCCACGAACTGCTGGAAAGCAGCCAGAATCAGGTTGCCCTGCCCGGCGGACAGGTTTACCGCCACCAGAGCATTATTCTCAGCTCGTTTGAAAACGATACGACGCAAAAATACCGGGGCAGCATGATGTTCATGGGGTCACCGGGCGTCAGCGAATTTGGCATCATGGAAACCGACCCGCTGCTTATTCTCGCAGAACAGAAGCTTCGCAAACGGGCTGACAAACTGGTGGTACTGGCTGACAGCACCAAAATCGGTGTGAAAGGCAACCTGCTTTTCTGTGGTCTGGAGGAAGTAGACATTGTAATCACCGACAGCCAGGCCAACCCTGAAGCTGTGCAACGTATCAGGCAGCATGGCGTGGATGTCATGATTGTTGAGGCGTGTGGTTAG
- a CDS encoding TonB-dependent receptor produces the protein MKATHTASLSPLFKRSALCFFVTAAMSSGAAFAQEPANATTPASQSDSDLLERIEVTATRRTTTLQETPVAISALSGKTLKRTGITSVSEFTKMVPGMRIEESSPGNQRISLRGVTAPGEGTVGIYYDETPLSGSVGVSSNAGGRPPMASLFDVNRVEVVRGPQGTLYGAGSMGGAIRTIFNKPIDDFEGAVELSTGTIEHGGTTSSVDAMVNVPLIEGVLDARVVGFKKSSDGYVDNTFLGIEDTNDYDKEGGRIMLRYTPSEDITLDAMYLMDSTEAGNGQWHPTVGELESVSQINQPFEDTTKLYSATLNWEMDFATLTATTGYFKRWTEFNMDDSYYIDTYLTEDRCQSRWNDGTACDEATLTEYYDYVNGLTPAVLQHKGYMTNKTHEIRLTSNMETAIDWTVGAFYQKRNDYVQSQDGAADAATGELIEPMELFYRRYILDDLEQKAVFGEVTWHTTDKLALTVGTRWFDYDKVVTGETTDAWELINAFKKPRTSQEFSESDFMFKFNAAWEVDADMMVYATAAEGFRPGGANNVIGLEEMLTGYQSDSLWNYEAGFKSSWLDRDVQFNAAAYLIDWENMQVRGRTTDGAFSFLSNAGTAQITGLELESGWRVTDDFLLTGNMNFLNAELTADQVSDVILAPGQDGDRIPYIPEVTAMIAATWTLPALIDGFDGSVRADANYVGSSYSELRPDDTYYLKLDSYTLANVRFNLDNYDNGWGLSLYVNNLFDKNAITYISGSSSYPNVFASSAQPRTVGITVRKDFF, from the coding sequence ATGAAAGCCACACACACTGCTTCTCTTTCTCCGCTTTTCAAACGTTCCGCACTGTGCTTTTTCGTCACTGCGGCGATGTCTTCCGGTGCTGCTTTTGCTCAGGAACCGGCAAATGCCACAACACCGGCCAGTCAGTCAGATTCTGACCTGCTGGAGCGTATAGAAGTTACCGCCACCCGCCGCACCACCACACTGCAGGAAACGCCGGTGGCGATATCCGCATTGTCAGGCAAAACGTTGAAGCGAACGGGGATCACCAGTGTGAGCGAGTTCACGAAGATGGTGCCGGGAATGCGTATTGAGGAAAGCAGCCCCGGGAATCAGCGGATTAGTTTACGTGGCGTGACAGCACCGGGCGAAGGAACGGTGGGTATTTACTATGATGAAACGCCGCTGAGTGGCTCAGTGGGGGTTAGCAGCAATGCCGGAGGCCGCCCTCCGATGGCGTCATTATTCGACGTAAACCGTGTTGAAGTGGTTCGCGGACCACAAGGCACATTGTACGGCGCAGGCTCAATGGGTGGTGCTATCCGTACTATCTTTAACAAGCCCATTGATGATTTCGAAGGCGCGGTAGAGTTATCAACCGGTACCATTGAGCATGGTGGCACAACGTCATCAGTTGATGCCATGGTAAACGTTCCGCTGATTGAAGGTGTACTGGATGCCCGTGTGGTCGGTTTCAAAAAATCCAGTGACGGTTATGTTGATAACACGTTTCTTGGCATCGAAGACACCAACGATTACGACAAAGAAGGGGGGCGCATTATGCTGCGGTACACCCCAAGTGAAGATATCACGCTGGACGCCATGTACCTGATGGACTCCACAGAAGCCGGTAACGGCCAGTGGCATCCCACAGTTGGCGAATTGGAGTCGGTATCACAAATCAACCAGCCCTTTGAAGATACAACCAAGTTATACAGCGCAACGCTGAACTGGGAGATGGATTTTGCCACGCTTACTGCCACTACCGGCTATTTTAAGCGCTGGACCGAGTTCAACATGGATGACAGTTATTACATCGACACCTACCTCACAGAAGACCGTTGTCAGTCGCGCTGGAACGACGGTACGGCCTGTGATGAAGCGACCCTGACGGAATACTACGATTACGTCAACGGGCTGACGCCGGCAGTGTTGCAGCATAAAGGTTATATGACCAACAAGACCCACGAAATCCGGCTGACTTCAAATATGGAAACCGCCATTGACTGGACCGTCGGTGCCTTCTATCAGAAACGGAATGACTACGTACAATCTCAGGATGGCGCAGCTGACGCTGCAACCGGCGAGCTGATCGAGCCGATGGAGCTATTCTACCGCCGGTATATTCTGGATGATCTTGAGCAAAAAGCGGTGTTTGGCGAAGTTACCTGGCATACGACAGACAAGCTGGCACTGACCGTGGGTACCCGCTGGTTTGATTACGACAAAGTCGTCACCGGTGAAACCACTGATGCATGGGAACTGATCAACGCGTTTAAGAAGCCCCGCACGTCGCAGGAATTTTCCGAAAGTGACTTTATGTTCAAATTTAACGCGGCGTGGGAAGTTGATGCTGACATGATGGTCTATGCCACTGCAGCAGAAGGGTTTCGTCCCGGCGGTGCGAATAACGTAATCGGACTGGAAGAAATGCTTACCGGCTATCAGTCAGATTCTTTGTGGAACTATGAAGCCGGTTTCAAAAGCTCCTGGCTAGACCGCGATGTGCAATTTAATGCTGCGGCTTACCTGATTGACTGGGAAAACATGCAGGTGCGCGGGCGGACGACAGACGGCGCATTCTCCTTCTTATCCAATGCCGGGACAGCACAAATCACCGGCCTCGAGCTGGAAAGTGGCTGGCGCGTAACAGATGACTTCCTGCTTACCGGAAATATGAATTTCCTGAATGCTGAGTTAACCGCCGATCAGGTCAGTGATGTGATTTTAGCGCCTGGTCAGGATGGTGACCGCATTCCTTACATACCTGAAGTAACCGCCATGATTGCGGCCACCTGGACACTGCCGGCCCTGATTGACGGCTTCGACGGTTCGGTCCGTGCCGATGCCAATTATGTGGGCTCTTCCTACTCTGAACTGCGACCCGACGACACCTATTATCTGAAGCTCGACAGCTACACCTTGGCAAATGTCCGCTTCAATCTGGATAACTACGACAACGGCTGGGGTTTATCGCTGTACGTGAACAACCTGTTCGACAAGAACGCCATAACCTATATCAGCGGCAGTTCATCATATCCCAATGTGTTTGCCAGTAGCGCTCAACCCAGAACAGTTGGTATAACCGTACGTAAAGACTTCTTCTGA
- a CDS encoding M14 family metallopeptidase — translation MTISNGAFLTAKPVKSFRKLALGLMISGLLGTSAPVLAQNDAIPAPVDVLGHAPGDDFYLANYEDSLKYFHALADSTDKMQMFTAGKTTQGKTFEYAIISTPENLAKWEEYKAISRRLADSRDLTDEEARKLAATSKIIVHIDGGMHASEVADHQLPIKLAHTMVTSDDPKISRILDDVILVLWPTLNPDGQDMVVDWYRQNTGTEHETSPMPWLYQEYVGHDNNRDGYMLNMTESRSVTAQVQENAPAIFYSQHQKAPFPARIWVPPFSDPISENIDPLVRHWTSLIGMHMIGEFEHQQLPGAIAQARFDNWFPGFLDYTHAFRHTISYFTETALHLYATPWEYDAKDFPDNRKDLKPQVMYPSPWKGGKWTLGDAVHYMEVASISTLDTASRYREQILYDRYQSGRDTVARFKEEGPFAWIIPAQQHDLSEAGELVEVMLRQQIEVYQVSKSATFGDTKVAAGSWVIPMDQPFAGLVQELFERQTYPATFVDKDGLPENLPYDATGWTLPLQMGVDTVALTSKLSERDKKKLKAVTTVDLPSGIEGRGNVFVAPQNQNASFALINAALAKGASVNRGMHDEQPAFFISGIDKDSAEALATAHDVTLQGTSRAPENAQAVETARVGLYRPWKPSMDEGWTRWIFEQYGYNPVTLYNDDMKAGDLLSKIDVLVLPDIDLSWITEGFSAPKSDSWYNRTGGATEDPVPAKYAGGIGSEGAQALRDFVARGGKLIAFNQASDAAISLLGLPVKNVLAGVGSDVFYCAGALVQTELNKEADSAATQGLPDDPVVMFSHGPAFDTLPGFDGTILSSYPEEGDVLLSGVLLHPEAINGKAAAMEVNYGDGEVYLLGFQPQWRAQSHGTYKFIFNNLYK, via the coding sequence ATGACTATTTCCAACGGGGCGTTTTTAACAGCAAAGCCCGTTAAATCCTTTAGAAAGCTGGCTCTGGGTTTGATGATCAGTGGCTTGCTTGGCACCTCTGCGCCGGTACTGGCACAAAACGATGCCATACCTGCTCCGGTTGATGTACTGGGGCACGCCCCGGGTGATGATTTTTATCTGGCGAATTACGAAGATTCACTGAAGTATTTTCATGCGCTGGCAGACAGCACGGATAAAATGCAGATGTTCACGGCGGGTAAAACCACGCAAGGTAAAACCTTCGAATACGCCATCATCTCCACACCGGAAAACCTGGCGAAGTGGGAAGAGTATAAAGCCATTTCCCGCAGGCTGGCTGACTCCAGAGATTTGACGGATGAGGAAGCCCGGAAACTGGCTGCCACCTCAAAAATTATCGTTCATATTGATGGCGGTATGCACGCCTCTGAAGTGGCTGACCATCAGCTCCCTATCAAACTGGCTCATACCATGGTGACCTCAGACGACCCGAAAATCAGCCGCATCCTTGACGATGTGATTCTGGTTTTATGGCCAACCCTGAACCCGGACGGACAGGACATGGTGGTTGACTGGTATCGTCAGAACACCGGAACAGAGCACGAAACCAGCCCCATGCCGTGGCTGTATCAGGAGTACGTCGGCCACGACAACAACCGTGACGGCTACATGCTGAATATGACAGAAAGCCGCTCTGTCACCGCTCAGGTTCAGGAGAATGCGCCTGCGATTTTCTATTCCCAGCACCAGAAAGCGCCTTTCCCTGCCCGGATTTGGGTACCGCCGTTTTCAGATCCTATTTCAGAAAATATCGACCCGCTGGTACGACACTGGACCAGCCTGATTGGCATGCACATGATTGGCGAGTTCGAGCACCAGCAGTTACCGGGAGCTATCGCGCAGGCCCGGTTTGACAACTGGTTCCCGGGCTTTCTGGATTACACCCACGCCTTCCGCCACACTATTTCCTATTTCACGGAAACGGCTCTTCACCTTTACGCCACGCCCTGGGAATACGATGCCAAAGACTTTCCGGATAACCGCAAAGATCTGAAGCCTCAGGTGATGTATCCGTCTCCGTGGAAAGGCGGCAAATGGACGCTGGGTGATGCCGTACACTATATGGAAGTGGCTTCGATCTCTACGCTGGATACTGCATCACGCTACCGCGAGCAAATCTTGTATGACCGCTATCAGTCAGGTCGCGATACCGTCGCCCGTTTTAAAGAAGAAGGGCCTTTTGCCTGGATAATTCCGGCTCAGCAACACGATTTATCAGAGGCCGGTGAACTGGTTGAAGTCATGCTGCGCCAGCAGATTGAAGTGTATCAGGTAAGTAAATCCGCTACATTTGGCGACACCAAAGTCGCTGCAGGCAGCTGGGTTATCCCCATGGATCAGCCGTTCGCCGGACTGGTACAGGAGTTGTTTGAACGTCAAACGTATCCTGCTACCTTTGTTGATAAAGACGGCCTTCCGGAAAATCTGCCCTACGATGCCACAGGCTGGACTTTACCCCTGCAAATGGGTGTGGATACAGTAGCGCTGACATCCAAATTGTCTGAGCGCGACAAGAAGAAACTGAAAGCTGTTACAACAGTAGATCTGCCCTCCGGTATTGAAGGCCGCGGTAATGTATTTGTTGCTCCTCAGAATCAGAATGCCAGCTTCGCCCTGATTAATGCAGCCCTTGCAAAGGGTGCTTCGGTAAACCGCGGAATGCATGACGAGCAACCCGCATTCTTTATTTCAGGGATAGACAAAGACAGCGCTGAAGCGCTGGCCACAGCCCACGATGTTACTCTGCAAGGCACTTCCCGCGCACCTGAAAATGCGCAGGCAGTAGAAACAGCGAGAGTTGGACTCTACCGTCCGTGGAAACCGTCTATGGATGAAGGCTGGACCCGCTGGATATTTGAGCAGTACGGTTACAACCCGGTTACCCTGTACAACGACGATATGAAAGCCGGAGATTTACTGTCGAAAATTGATGTCCTGGTACTGCCGGACATCGATTTAAGCTGGATCACCGAAGGCTTCAGTGCACCTAAGAGCGACAGCTGGTATAACCGTACAGGTGGTGCCACAGAAGATCCTGTACCGGCAAAATATGCCGGAGGCATTGGTTCAGAAGGTGCACAGGCATTACGGGATTTTGTTGCCCGTGGCGGTAAACTCATTGCCTTCAACCAGGCGTCTGATGCCGCTATCAGCTTACTGGGACTGCCGGTAAAAAATGTCCTCGCCGGTGTGGGCAGTGACGTTTTCTACTGTGCCGGTGCGCTGGTACAAACCGAACTGAATAAAGAAGCTGACAGTGCCGCCACACAGGGCCTGCCGGACGACCCGGTAGTGATGTTCTCTCACGGTCCTGCCTTTGATACATTACCCGGCTTTGACGGCACCATATTGTCTTCCTATCCTGAAGAAGGTGACGTATTGCTGAGCGGTGTGTTGCTGCATCCCGAAGCTATCAATGGCAAAGCGGCTGCTATGGAAGTGAATTACGGTGACGGCGAGGTGTACCTGCTGGGCTTCCAGCCTCAATGGCGCGCCCAGTCACACGGCACGTACAAGTTTATCTTCAACAACCTGTACAAGTAA
- a CDS encoding formimidoylglutamate deiminase has protein sequence MTSHTASLSDYTLFARHVLLPDGWHQDQRISIAGGKISHITPASPEPSDLVIDVLLPGMPNLHSHAFQRGMAGLAEVKGPGADSFWTWRQVMYRFLEKLTPDDLTAIATLAYIEMLESGFTRVGEFHYLHHAPDGKPYSQPAAMSDAIIDAAISTGINLTMLPVFYAHSGFGGQAPEAAQQRFIHSTDDFGKLYEHIERRLLTTDGAVTGVAPHSLRAVTAEELQFLTSLGNGPVHIHIAEQMKEVNSCLAHYGARPVQWLLDNQPVNARWCLVHATHLDEAEISALARSQAVAGLCPVTEANLGDGLFPLTPFLEAGGRIGVGSDSNVKIDAPEELRLLEYGQRLQLQNRNVSQRHTGERCGQSLWQQSVAGGAQALGTAPGLQPGACADMVSLKISGLPDMLRSHDNIIEQLVFCHNKDLIDCVWVNGLLTVKEGRHAGREHAQRAFIKTINRVFQ, from the coding sequence ATGACATCACACACTGCATCGCTTTCTGACTATACCCTTTTCGCCCGTCATGTTTTGCTCCCTGACGGCTGGCATCAGGATCAGCGCATCAGTATTGCCGGCGGGAAAATAAGTCATATCACACCGGCAAGCCCTGAACCTTCAGATCTTGTGATTGATGTGCTGCTTCCCGGCATGCCAAATCTGCACAGTCACGCGTTTCAAAGAGGGATGGCCGGGCTTGCAGAAGTGAAAGGACCGGGCGCAGATTCGTTCTGGACCTGGCGGCAGGTCATGTACCGCTTTTTAGAAAAACTCACACCGGACGATCTTACTGCGATTGCCACCCTTGCATACATCGAAATGCTGGAGAGCGGGTTTACCCGTGTAGGCGAATTTCATTACCTTCACCATGCGCCTGATGGTAAACCTTACAGCCAGCCCGCAGCTATGAGTGATGCCATCATCGATGCTGCCATCAGTACCGGCATCAACCTCACAATGCTTCCGGTTTTCTATGCACACAGTGGTTTCGGCGGTCAGGCGCCTGAAGCCGCACAGCAACGCTTCATTCACAGCACTGACGACTTCGGTAAACTCTATGAACATATTGAACGTCGGCTGCTGACTACAGACGGTGCCGTAACCGGCGTAGCCCCTCACAGTTTACGGGCGGTGACTGCAGAAGAGCTGCAGTTTTTAACATCGCTGGGGAACGGACCGGTTCACATTCACATTGCTGAGCAAATGAAAGAGGTGAACAGTTGTCTGGCCCATTACGGCGCCCGTCCCGTTCAGTGGTTGCTGGACAATCAGCCCGTGAATGCGCGCTGGTGTCTGGTGCATGCTACTCACCTGGATGAGGCCGAAATTTCTGCCCTTGCCCGTTCACAAGCTGTCGCCGGGTTGTGCCCTGTTACCGAAGCCAATCTGGGTGACGGCCTGTTTCCGCTTACCCCGTTCCTGGAGGCCGGCGGCCGCATTGGTGTGGGTTCAGACTCCAACGTGAAAATTGATGCGCCGGAAGAGTTGCGCCTGCTTGAATATGGTCAGCGTCTGCAACTGCAAAACAGGAATGTGAGCCAGCGTCATACAGGCGAACGCTGTGGTCAGTCTTTGTGGCAACAAAGCGTTGCCGGCGGCGCTCAGGCACTGGGCACGGCTCCCGGATTGCAACCCGGCGCCTGTGCCGATATGGTTTCTTTGAAAATCAGCGGGTTACCCGATATGCTAAGGTCTCACGATAATATTATCGAGCAACTGGTTTTCTGTCACAATAAAGACCTGATTGACTGTGTGTGGGTAAATGGCCTGCTTACAGTAAAAGAAGGCCGTCATGCCGGCAGAGAACACGCGCAACGCGCCTTCATTAAGACCATTAACAGAGTATTTCAGTAA
- the hutC gene encoding histidine utilization repressor, translating into MPPEPQEKGVKDTLHQTICNDIRQQILSGTWPPGYKIPFEHELVENYGCSRMTVNKAITSLVDEGLIHRRRRAGSFVARPKIQSVIVDIPDIQTEIANRGQPYGFSLLSRRKRTAQKRKTEELELGADNPLLELRCLHLASNRPFALEMRLINLNAVPEAEGITFEDVSPGHWLLEHVAWSKAQHRISAISANAEQAEALGIEEGTACLLLERQTWRGGEGITYVRQLFPGDAYNLLARFSPAFG; encoded by the coding sequence ATGCCGCCAGAACCGCAGGAAAAAGGGGTCAAAGATACGCTGCACCAGACAATCTGCAACGATATTCGTCAGCAGATCTTGTCGGGCACCTGGCCTCCGGGTTACAAAATCCCTTTTGAGCATGAGCTTGTTGAGAACTACGGGTGCTCCCGTATGACGGTAAACAAAGCCATTACCTCTCTGGTAGATGAAGGATTGATTCACCGCCGCCGTCGCGCCGGCTCTTTTGTGGCGCGTCCGAAAATTCAGTCTGTCATTGTGGATATTCCTGATATACAAACTGAAATCGCTAACCGGGGGCAGCCATACGGCTTCTCTCTGTTATCACGGCGCAAACGCACCGCGCAGAAGCGGAAAACGGAAGAACTGGAACTGGGTGCTGACAATCCGTTATTGGAATTACGCTGTCTGCACCTGGCAAGTAACCGGCCCTTTGCACTGGAAATGCGTCTCATCAACCTGAATGCCGTTCCGGAGGCTGAAGGCATCACGTTTGAGGATGTGTCGCCGGGTCACTGGCTGCTTGAACATGTAGCCTGGAGTAAAGCCCAGCACCGTATCTCTGCCATTTCAGCCAATGCAGAACAGGCTGAAGCGCTGGGTATTGAAGAAGGTACAGCATGCCTGTTGCTGGAGCGTCAGACATGGCGTGGCGGCGAAGGGATCACCTACGTAAGGCAATTGTTTCCGGGCGATGCCTATAATCTTCTCGCCCGTTTCTCACCCGCTTTCGGTTAA